In Hymenobacter sublimis, a single genomic region encodes these proteins:
- a CDS encoding class I SAM-dependent methyltransferase, producing the protein MEYPLPAAARQYVAEHLHDDPAQLALQARRYPGLPVPDLVRQIQARQKARTKLPTWAENPDLIFPPTLSVEQASSARTAAFKASLVQGQRLADLTGGFGVDSAHFAASVAEVHYVERNAALADVVRYNLAQLGIQNVQCHTEDAVHFLRNTPDTFDWLYLDPARRDTAAKKIFRLQDCEPDVLRIMPLLLHKGRSVLLKTSPMLDIEQAIQELRHVRRLWVLAVDNECKEVLYELSPEPAVDPERYTVNLLRNGQQQEFRLNRAREARAIARYAEPQQYLYEPNVAVLKAGAFRSIGTAYEMLKLHQHSHLYTSDVLRPEFPGRIFRIKAVEKYDGQALRTHLGPEARAHVTTRNFPDTVAEFRHRTGIREGGDLYLFATTNLEGKLMVLVCEKL; encoded by the coding sequence ATGGAATACCCCCTGCCGGCAGCGGCTCGGCAATACGTTGCGGAGCATTTGCACGACGACCCCGCCCAGCTTGCGTTGCAGGCCCGCCGCTACCCTGGCCTCCCCGTCCCGGACCTAGTTCGGCAGATTCAGGCCCGCCAGAAGGCTCGCACCAAGCTCCCAACTTGGGCTGAAAACCCCGACCTAATTTTTCCGCCTACTCTCTCGGTTGAGCAAGCCTCTTCGGCTCGTACGGCAGCGTTCAAGGCTTCCCTGGTGCAAGGCCAGCGCCTCGCTGACCTCACGGGTGGTTTCGGGGTAGACTCCGCCCACTTTGCTGCCAGCGTGGCCGAGGTGCACTACGTGGAGCGCAACGCGGCTTTGGCCGATGTGGTGCGGTATAACTTGGCGCAGCTAGGTATTCAGAACGTGCAGTGCCACACCGAGGACGCCGTGCATTTCCTGCGCAATACGCCCGATACGTTCGACTGGCTGTACCTGGACCCCGCTCGCCGGGACACGGCCGCCAAAAAGATTTTCCGCCTCCAAGACTGCGAGCCGGACGTGCTGCGCATTATGCCCCTGCTCTTGCACAAGGGTCGGAGCGTATTGCTCAAAACCTCCCCCATGCTCGACATTGAGCAGGCCATTCAGGAGCTGCGCCACGTACGGCGGCTGTGGGTACTAGCCGTGGACAATGAGTGCAAGGAGGTACTATACGAGCTAAGCCCAGAGCCGGCCGTAGACCCGGAACGCTACACGGTGAACCTGCTACGCAACGGGCAGCAGCAGGAGTTTCGGCTGAACCGGGCGCGCGAAGCCCGCGCCATTGCCCGCTACGCCGAGCCGCAGCAGTACCTCTATGAGCCCAACGTGGCCGTACTCAAGGCCGGCGCGTTCCGCAGCATCGGGACGGCCTACGAGATGCTCAAGCTGCACCAGCACAGCCACCTCTACACTTCTGATGTACTGCGCCCGGAGTTTCCCGGCCGCATCTTCCGCATCAAGGCCGTGGAGAAATACGACGGCCAGGCCCTGCGCACCCACCTCGGCCCCGAAGCCCGCGCCCACGTCACTACCCGCAACTTCCCCGATACCGTGGCCGAGTTCCGCCACCGCACTGGCATCCGCGAGGGCGGCGACCTGTACCTATTTGCTACCACCAATCTGGAAGGCAAGCTCATGGTCCTGGTCTGCGAGAAGCTCTAA
- a CDS encoding AraC family transcriptional regulator: MKTTLLHIKNMVCPRCIEAVRSLLEQAGYHPTDVTLGQAQLDQSTPADPASVAPMLREAGFDVLMGRADQLTEQIKSALVEYLEHLRTARMPLTTSAFLTDRFAATYSHLSKVFSRTANLTIEKYLIRLKIERVKEMLSYNEMTLSEIAEQMRYSSGQHLSNQFRQVTGRSVSEFRRDLMPKRLSLDQLA, encoded by the coding sequence GTGAAAACGACGCTTCTCCACATCAAGAATATGGTTTGCCCACGTTGCATCGAAGCCGTGCGCAGCCTTCTCGAACAAGCTGGCTACCATCCTACCGACGTAACGCTGGGCCAGGCGCAACTTGATCAAAGCACGCCGGCTGATCCGGCTTCCGTGGCGCCCATGCTGCGCGAGGCGGGTTTCGATGTGCTGATGGGCCGCGCCGATCAGCTAACCGAGCAAATCAAAAGCGCCCTGGTAGAGTACCTAGAGCACTTGCGCACTGCCCGCATGCCCCTCACTACCTCGGCCTTCCTCACCGACCGGTTTGCGGCTACCTACTCTCACCTGAGCAAGGTGTTCTCGCGCACGGCCAACCTCACCATTGAGAAATACCTGATCCGCCTGAAAATTGAACGGGTAAAGGAAATGCTGAGCTATAATGAAATGACCCTCAGCGAAATTGCTGAGCAGATGCGTTACAGCTCCGGGCAGCACCTGAGCAATCAATTCCGTCAGGTAACCGGCCGTTCCGTTAGTGAATTCCGCCGCGACCTGATGCCCAAGCGCCTCTCGCTGGATCAGCTGGCGTAG
- a CDS encoding TonB-dependent receptor, with amino-acid sequence MHFLKWLPLKQLGPFLGCASLLAVAQPLAAQSALPPDTARTQRLPTVRVAGVRPDRFAVGSRRLTLDSLALANYRTSTLAEVLSARTALYFKNYGPGQLASITMRGTSARHTAVLWNGFNINLPSLGEADFALLPTAGATQVDIQPGPASATYGNGAVGAQCCFPRRYVGEQAGGLWGR; translated from the coding sequence ATGCATTTTCTGAAGTGGCTGCCCCTAAAGCAGCTAGGCCCATTCCTCGGCTGCGCGAGCCTGCTGGCCGTGGCGCAGCCCCTGGCGGCCCAATCGGCCTTACCTCCTGACACGGCGCGCACCCAGCGTTTGCCTACCGTGCGCGTGGCGGGCGTTCGGCCCGACCGATTTGCCGTAGGAAGCCGCCGGCTCACCCTAGATTCATTGGCGCTGGCCAACTACCGCACCAGCACGCTAGCGGAGGTGTTGAGCGCCCGCACGGCCCTGTACTTCAAGAATTACGGGCCTGGGCAACTCGCGTCCATCACCATGCGGGGCACCTCGGCCCGGCACACGGCGGTGCTCTGGAACGGCTTCAACATCAACCTACCTTCCCTCGGCGAAGCCGACTTTGCCTTGCTGCCGACTGCTGGCGCTACGCAAGTAGATATTCAGCCGGGGCCAGCCAGCGCCACCTATGGCAACGGAGCCGTGGGGGCACAGTGCTGCTTTCCTCGCCGGTACGTTGGGGAGCAGGCTGGCGGGCTGTGGGGCAGGTAG
- a CDS encoding DUF5074 domain-containing protein translates to MKPFSTLTSLPSRMLLGSAATLSLLACDPNNDPTPTEAPIITKSVFVVNEGNFLRSNSDISLFSKESNSVKNPLLFTTVNKRALGDVAQSMATQDSLGYIVVNNSNKLEVVSLASFRSKATISSLKLPRYFAASSAEKGYVTETVAYGSAGQVSVINLKTNTVTKSIPVGIQPERLAVAGNRLYVTNSGENTVTVINTTTDAVEGTIVVGDSPNSVVVDRNNNVWVLSGGKVIYNPGPTLLTKGSLSQITPGQLTAKTREVEVNTSSPSRLTINGRRDQLYYVYRSGVYTMAIGDDKLPTTPLIRRSFYGLGVDPQDNTIYGGIGSFTAADKVIRYRSTGAAIDSFTVGIGPNGFVFY, encoded by the coding sequence ATGAAGCCATTTTCCACCCTCACCAGCTTACCTAGCCGGATGCTGCTGGGCAGTGCTGCCACGCTGAGCCTGCTGGCCTGCGACCCCAACAACGACCCAACGCCCACGGAAGCGCCAATCATTACCAAGAGCGTATTCGTGGTAAACGAGGGAAACTTCCTGCGGTCGAACTCCGATATCAGCCTGTTCAGCAAGGAGAGCAACTCCGTCAAGAACCCTCTGCTGTTTACTACCGTCAACAAACGCGCCTTGGGCGACGTGGCCCAAAGCATGGCTACTCAGGACTCGCTGGGCTACATTGTGGTCAACAACAGCAACAAGCTGGAGGTCGTCTCGCTGGCTAGCTTCCGCTCGAAAGCAACCATCAGCAGCCTGAAACTGCCCCGTTATTTCGCGGCCTCTTCCGCTGAGAAAGGGTACGTTACCGAAACGGTGGCATATGGTAGCGCTGGTCAGGTTTCGGTTATCAACCTGAAGACCAATACGGTTACCAAAAGCATTCCGGTGGGCATCCAGCCCGAGCGGCTAGCCGTGGCGGGCAACCGCCTTTACGTGACCAACAGCGGCGAAAACACCGTTACCGTCATCAACACTACTACGGACGCGGTGGAAGGTACCATCGTGGTGGGCGATTCGCCGAATAGCGTGGTGGTGGACCGCAACAACAACGTATGGGTGCTGAGCGGAGGCAAGGTGATTTACAACCCTGGCCCTACCTTGCTTACCAAAGGCAGCCTCTCGCAGATTACGCCCGGCCAACTCACGGCCAAAACCCGGGAAGTAGAGGTAAATACTAGCTCCCCGAGCCGCCTGACCATCAATGGTCGCCGCGACCAGCTGTACTACGTTTACCGGAGCGGCGTGTACACGATGGCCATCGGCGACGACAAGCTGCCGACTACCCCGCTTATTCGGCGCAGCTTTTACGGACTCGGCGTCGATCCGCAGGACAACACAATTTACGGCGGCATCGGCTCCTTCACGGCCGCCGATAAGGTAATCCGCTACCGCAGCACCGGCGCTGCCATTGACTCGTTCACGGTCGGCATCGGCCCCAACGGATTCGTGTTCTACTAA
- a CDS encoding DNA-3-methyladenine glycosylase, which yields MKLPAEFYRRPDPVLIAREMLGKYVFTRINGVLTGGRIVETEAYAHINDQACHSHLGRYTARTRVMYEPGGVAYTYLIYGRYVLFNIITNEAGKADAVLIRGLEPTEGIPEMLLRRGMTEVRRNLTGGPGLLTQALGLTTAHYGLPVTGDVVWLEDRGDVVPEDHITASPRVGIDYAGEDAALPWRFRLKGNPWTSPAR from the coding sequence ATGAAGCTGCCCGCTGAGTTTTACCGCCGCCCCGATCCTGTTCTTATTGCCCGCGAAATGCTCGGTAAATATGTGTTTACGCGCATCAACGGGGTGCTTACCGGCGGCCGCATCGTGGAAACAGAAGCCTACGCGCATATCAACGACCAAGCCTGCCACTCTCACCTGGGCCGCTACACGGCGCGCACCCGCGTGATGTACGAACCTGGCGGCGTGGCCTACACCTACCTGATCTACGGGCGTTACGTCCTTTTCAACATCATTACCAACGAAGCCGGCAAGGCCGACGCCGTACTGATTCGGGGGCTGGAGCCTACGGAAGGCATTCCGGAAATGCTGCTGCGCCGGGGCATGACGGAGGTACGCCGCAACCTCACGGGCGGCCCCGGTCTGCTCACCCAAGCCCTCGGCCTTACCACTGCCCACTACGGCCTGCCGGTAACCGGCGATGTCGTTTGGCTGGAAGACCGAGGCGACGTAGTGCCCGAGGACCATATCACGGCCTCGCCCCGCGTGGGCATCGATTATGCCGGCGAAGATGCCGCTCTACCCTGGCGCTTCCGCCTCAAAGGCAACCCCTGGACTAGCCCGGCACGGTGA
- a CDS encoding TonB-dependent receptor: MLLSSPVRWGAGWRAVGQVEAGSFGLRAGTLEVGFSNEKLAVRTSLLYRQADNNFSYFEQVATGRVRREQENAALQQASFTQDLTLRLGQHGELTAAAWLTDADRQIQPGIGTNNTNAQERDQSRRLMAGYRHVSARHEWAGRVAWFEDVINYRDDVSGLSESTVHTTQAQAEHTWTFAPNASLRVGAEAQHFAAQVDGYGTQPRTENRFSGFALLRYDPRPRLRLSLNMRQAVLPGQQPPLTPTAGAEWEVVQLGAQALSLKASASRSYRAPTLNERYWRPGGNPNLLPEQGFGYEGGVVHTLSKPAAHLRLQTELTAYHQLVDNWVQWTPGASYWSPRNLRQVRAQGLEASSQLSWQPGAYQLATRASYAFTHSQKTQGAASDSDPVDRQLPFVPLHTAALSADQQWQGWQLTTTLTFTGYRYTDASATSFLPSYLLLNATAGRTLAVGPSWKLLVLAQGYNLTNRSYQSYQNRAMPLRHGALSLRVLWH; this comes from the coding sequence GTGCTGCTTTCCTCGCCGGTACGTTGGGGAGCAGGCTGGCGGGCTGTGGGGCAGGTAGAAGCAGGCAGCTTTGGGCTGCGAGCCGGCACCCTGGAAGTGGGGTTCAGCAACGAGAAGCTAGCCGTGCGCACCAGTCTGCTCTACCGTCAGGCCGACAATAACTTCTCTTACTTCGAGCAGGTAGCCACTGGGCGTGTCCGCCGGGAGCAGGAAAACGCGGCCCTGCAGCAAGCCAGCTTCACTCAAGACCTAACCCTGCGCCTGGGGCAGCATGGGGAGCTAACGGCCGCCGCATGGCTGACCGATGCCGACCGCCAGATTCAGCCCGGTATTGGCACCAACAATACTAACGCCCAGGAGCGGGACCAAAGTCGCCGCCTCATGGCCGGTTACCGCCACGTAAGCGCCCGCCACGAGTGGGCCGGCCGGGTGGCCTGGTTTGAGGACGTCATCAACTACCGCGACGACGTGAGCGGCCTAAGCGAATCAACGGTGCATACTACCCAGGCCCAGGCCGAGCATACCTGGACTTTTGCACCTAACGCCTCCTTACGGGTAGGGGCCGAGGCCCAGCACTTTGCGGCTCAGGTAGATGGCTACGGCACTCAGCCCCGCACCGAAAACCGCTTTTCCGGCTTTGCCCTGCTCCGCTACGACCCGCGGCCCCGCCTGCGCTTGTCCCTGAATATGCGCCAGGCCGTATTGCCGGGCCAGCAGCCCCCACTCACGCCCACGGCCGGGGCAGAATGGGAAGTAGTGCAACTGGGCGCCCAAGCGCTCAGCCTGAAAGCCAGCGCCTCTCGCAGCTACCGCGCCCCTACCCTCAACGAGCGGTACTGGCGCCCCGGCGGCAACCCCAATCTGCTACCCGAACAAGGGTTTGGCTACGAAGGCGGGGTAGTGCACACGCTATCCAAGCCGGCAGCTCACTTGCGCCTGCAAACCGAACTCACGGCCTACCACCAACTAGTAGACAACTGGGTGCAGTGGACGCCGGGCGCCTCGTACTGGTCGCCGCGCAACCTGCGGCAGGTGCGGGCCCAGGGCCTGGAGGCCAGCAGTCAGCTTAGCTGGCAACCGGGAGCCTATCAGTTGGCAACTCGGGCTTCTTACGCCTTCACCCACTCCCAGAAAACCCAGGGCGCGGCCTCCGACTCCGACCCCGTGGACCGGCAACTGCCGTTCGTGCCCCTGCACACGGCCGCCCTGAGTGCCGATCAGCAGTGGCAGGGCTGGCAGCTTACCACCACGCTCACCTTCACTGGCTACCGCTACACCGATGCCTCGGCCACCAGCTTTCTGCCCTCCTACCTGCTGCTGAATGCCACTGCGGGCCGCACGCTGGCCGTAGGCCCAAGCTGGAAACTGCTGGTGCTGGCCCAGGGCTACAACCTCACCAACCGCAGCTACCAGAGCTACCAGAATCGCGCCATGCCCCTGCGGCACGGGGCCCTGAGCCTGCGCGTGCTGTGGCACTAA